In Zygosaccharomyces rouxii strain CBS732 chromosome F complete sequence, a single window of DNA contains:
- the ADE12 gene encoding adenylosuccinate synthase (highly similar to uniprot|P80210 Saccharomyces cerevisiae YNL220W ADE12 Adenylosuccinate synthase catalyzes the first committed step in the 'de novo' biosynthesis of adenosine): MVNVVLGAQWGDEGKGKLVDLLVGKYDLVARCAGGNNAGHTIVVDGVKYDFHMLPSGLVNPKSLNLLGNGVVIHVPSFFKELEDLETKGLNDARERLFISSRAHLVFDFHQRTDKLRELELSGASTDGKNIGTTGKGIGPTYATKASRSGIRVHHLVNDNPESWTVFENMYRRLLETRKKRYGDFEYDAEGELARFKKYKEDLKPFVVDSVVFMHKAIEAKKKILVEGANALMLDIDFGTYPFVTSSNTGIAGVISGLGIPPKVIDECYGVVKAYTTRVGEGPFPTEQLNEDGEKLQEIGAEYGVTTGRKRRCGWLDLVIMKYSTLINGYTSLNITKLDVLDTFKEIPIGIGYYYKGQKLDLFPEDLIKLGKVEVEYKVLPGWQQDITKVTKYDDLPENAKKYIKFIEDFVGVPVEWVGTGPSRDNMVHKEIQRI; this comes from the coding sequence ATGGTTAATGTCGTTTTAGGAGCCCAATGGGGTGATGAAGGTAAAGGTAAATTAGTCGATTTGTTAGTTGGCAAGTATGACCTAGTTGCTAGATGTGCTGGTGGTAACAATGCCGGCCATACCATCGTTGTTGATGGTGTCAAATACGACTTCCACATGTTACCGTCAGGTTTAGTTAACCCAAAGAGTCTGAATTTGTTGGGTAATGGTGTTGTGATTCACGTACCATCGTTCTTCAAGGAATTGGAGGATTTGGAAACCAAGGGTCTAAATGACGCTAGAGAGAGGTTGTTCATCTCCTCAAGAGCTCATTTAGTGTTTGATTTCCACCAACGTACCGATAAATTGAGAGAACTTGAATTATCCGGTGCTAGTACAGATGGTAAGAACATCGGTACCACTGGTAAAGGTATTGGTCCAACTTACGCTACAAAGGCTTCAAGATCTGGTATTAGAGTTCACCATTTGGTCAACGATAACCCAGAATCATGGACTGTTTTCGAAAACATGTACAGAAGACTGCTTGAGACCAGAAAGAAGAGATATGGTGATTTCGAGTACGATGCTGAAGGTGAATTAGCACGCTTCAAGAAGTACAAGGAAGACCTAAAACcatttgttgttgattcTGTCGTTTTCATGCACAAGGCTATTGAagccaagaagaaaatcTTGGTGGAAGGTGCTAACGCTCTTATGTTGGATATCGATTTTGGTACCTATCCTTTTGTGACTTCTTCTAACACTGGTATTGCTGGTGTTATTAGCGGTTTGGGTATCCCACCAAAGGTTATCGATGAGTGTTACGGTGTGGTAAAGGCTTACACCACTAGAGTCGGTGAAGGTCCTTTCCCTACTGAACAGCtaaatgaagatggtgaaaaactACAGGAAATCGGTGCTGAATATGGTGTTACCACCGGTAGAAAGCGTCGTTGCGGTTGGTTAGATTTAGTTATTATGAAGTATTCCACTTTGATCAATGGTTACACCAGTTTAAACATTACCAAATTGGACGTTTTGGAtactttcaaagaaattccaattggtaTTGGATATTACTACAAGGGCCAAAAACTAGATCTTTTCCCTGAAGATTTGATTAAATTGGGTAAAGTCGAAGTGGAGTACAAGGTTTTGCCAGGCTGGCAACAGGATATCACCAAGGTGACCAAGTATGACGATTTGCCTGAAAACGCAAAGAAAtatattaaatttattgAGGACTTTGTTGGTGTTCCAGTTGAATGGGTAGGTACTGGTCCTAGCAGAGATAATATGGTTCACAaggaaattcaaagaatttaa
- the POP1 gene encoding ribonuclease P/MRP protein subunit POP1 (similar to uniprot|P41812 Saccharomyces cerevisiae YNL221C POP1 Subunit of both RNase MRP which cleaves pre-rRNA and nuclear RNase P which cleaves tRNA precursors to generate mature 5' ends binds to the RPR1 RNA subunit in Rnase P), giving the protein MDRSQGRKPLNKNQFFKREKVRNARTIRAEAVNADKRQISDDPSSRDLSESGGMLQLPDFISSRQYEMKQLQLAMHSSKTAGCTRVFQALPRRLRRRTASHNVKRIPKRMRSRAIREMLKNDQQISDKRKMEKNKKSHGLSASQLYRARMSLQLLRLVGKSTSMKLALPEEITAPNCHLRTKIRRLKKMIKDGNKRQQFYNNRMGSYDNTSVNKLAPMPRGKVKYMKRQKFFSWLPTHVWNAKRSHMMKRWGYHLAWSPTQKCFRATHRIGGDVATSDGTLCMDSSFYGTMVLSGPRLQEAVEALAGSQSVKKKYRSSKLWYEGFAYNLNDPSIVLGPLELLWVNEDTILVRLHPAIYVTVFQSLGEKFSSELTIQDCRYSLSSITLRGSNSLEALSRILRSSDHCRSFEQFQTASQIADPNVLPKKTLFAFNCIDPRHLAAPKSLGGSRTVPTVDDIINLQVQFPHEEVNQIISHLCDPQQRNESYKNQHTLKELAQRRRSLLNSDPKEGHKNCIPFSAESDPSFPVLIVRRPKSEDWLLILPWFWLLPVWFQLNRIPRVYHMGLRQMQQLDYENSRLYFPDDFPFTAVGHAENSLYNREASSAKWNRKPPSKRLNFDKIPNLHSDQLPSCVGEIGDYFSCDWRLLQIWRNGIKYLKLQGKDLKLFHAEKTTQFDNNGTRSIDVVNDVWELYKDISKNEETDLLPLTLTPPKEDTSKAPQLLITQTPLQVVPVSCQYLERGRPKDNARIYMVPRDQVDHWKQVHKGIFRADGKVEHNLQHPLPSVTDLIGFVTSGTFHLGEGRGVANGFIDADAAHNQPSNYVLVRNVGTNVYRLANWSQINL; this is encoded by the coding sequence ATGGATCGTTCCCAAGGTAGGAAACCCTTGAATaagaaccaatttttcaaacGGGAAAAAGTTCGTAATGCAAGAACCATCAGGGCTGAAGCTGTAAATGCCGACAAAAGGCAGATCAGTGATGATCCATCCAGTAGAGACTTAAGTGAGTCTGGTGGAATGCTTCAATTGCCAGATTTCATTTCCTCAAGACAGTATGAAATGaaacaattgcaattgGCAATGCATAGTTCCAAGACCGCAGGATGTACCAGAGTTTTCCAAGCATTGCCAAGGCGTCTGCGTCGTAGGACGGCTTCTCATAACGTTAAAAGGATCCCCAAGAGAATGAGGAGTAGAGCCATCAGAGAGATGTTGAAGAATGACCAACAGATTAGTGATAAGAGGAAAATggagaagaacaagaaaagtCATGGCTTATCAGCGTCTCAATTGTACAGAGCTAGGATGTCACTGCAACTTTTAAGACTTGTTGGTAAGTCGACCTCTATGAAACTGGCTCTACCTGAAGAGATTACAGCGCCCAACTGTCATTTGAGGACAAAAATTAGGCggttaaagaagatgattaAAGATGGCAATAAGAGGCAGCAATTCTACAATAATAGAATGGGCAGCTATGATAACACTTCTGTTAATAAACTGGCTCCTATGCCTCGAGGTAAGGTTAAGTACATGAAGAGACAAAAGTTCTTTAGCTGGTTACCTACCCATGTATGGAACGCGAAGAGGTCCCATATGATGAAACGGTGGGGGTACCATTTAGCATGGTCACCAACTCAAAAATGTTTTAGAGCGACCCATAGAATCGGTGGTGATGTAGCTACTTCGGATGGTACTCTCTGTATGGATTCAAGTTTTTACGGAACTATGGTTTTATCTGGACCCCGTTTACAGGAAGCAGTGGAAGCGTTAGCCGGTAGTCAGAGtgtgaagaaaaaatatcgCTCATCTAAACTTTGGTACGAAGGTTTTGCATACAATTTAAATGACCCATCCATTGTACTAGGGCCATTAGAATTGTTATGGGTAAATGAGGACACGATTCTAGTCAGACTGCATCCTGCCATATATGTCACCGTTTTCCAATCTTTGGGGGAAAAGTTTTCGTCTGAGTTAACGATTCAAGATTGCAGATATTCTCTCAGTAGTATAACATTGAGGGGATCTAATTCATTGGAAGCACTCTCACGCATATTAAGAAGCAGTGATCACTGCCGATCTTTTGAACAGTTCCAAACAGCTTCTCAAATTGCAGACCCAAATGTACTTCCCAAAAAGACCCTTTTCGCATTCAACTGCATAGATCCACGTCATTTAGCCGCCCCAAAATCATTAGGTGGTTCTAGAACTGTCCCCACGGTGGACGATATAATAAATCTGCAAGTGCAATTCCCACATGAAGAAGTCAACCAAATTATCTCTCATCTGTGTGATCCTCAGCAACGTAATGAATCCTACAAGAACCAGCATACGTTAAAGGAATTAGCACAAAGGCGCAGATCTCTTTTAAATTCAGATCCAAAGGAAGGTCATAAGAATTGCATCCCATTTTCTGCGGAGTCAGACCCTAGTTTTCCAGTTTTGATTGTAAGAAGACCAAAGAGTGAGGATTGGTTACTTATTTTACCTTGGTTCTGGTTGCTACCAGTATGGTTCCAATTGAACAGAATTCCTAGAGTATACCACATGGGGTTGAGACAAATGCAACAGTTGGACTACGAAAATAGTAGGCTCTACTTCCCGGACGATTTTCCCTTTACCGCAGTAGGTCATGCAGAGAACTCTTTATACAATAGGGAGGCGTCTAGCGCCAAATGGAATAGAAAACCACCTTCTAAAAGGTTGAATTTCGATAAAATTCCAAACTTACACAGTGATCAATTACCTTCATGCGTGGGAGAAATTGGAGACTATTTTAGCTGCGATTGGAGATTGCTACAGATATGGAGGAATGGtatcaaatatttgaaactCCAAGgcaaagatttgaaactaTTCCATGCTGAAAAGACCACTCAATTTGATAACAACGGtacaagatcaattgatgtGGTCAATGATGTCTGGGAATTGTACAAAGATATTTCCAAGAACGAAGAGACAGATCTATTGCCATTAACACTGACACCACCAAAGGAAGATACTTCCAAGGCTCCCCAGCTACTCATAACTCAAACACCGCTCCAAGTGGTCCCCGTATCGTGTcagtatttggaaagagGTCGTCCAAAGGATAACGCAAGGATATATATGGTACCACGCGACCAAGTTGATCACTGGAAACAAGTTCACAAAGGAATATTTCGTGCAGATGGAAAAGTGGAGCACAATTTACAGCATCCACTACCTTCGGTCACAGACCTCATCGGGTTTGTCACCAGTGGAACGTTCCACTTGGGTGAGGGAAGAGGTGTAGCCAATGGGTTTATAGACGCAGATGCAGCCCATAACCAACCCTCCAACTACGTACTTGTGAGAAACGTAGGGACGAATGTCTACAGGCTTGCCAATTGGTCTCAAATTAATCTGTAA
- the AIM6 gene encoding Aim6p (similar to uniprot|Q6B312 Saccharomyces cerevisiae YDL237W Hypothetical ORF) encodes MNGVKSWTVTLVFYFLILAVLIANLDGSSSLFGIIPKRANSSQKPPHLHLQQLGITGSRLLRFFQDNLLEFEGASSLPGDEQPGISLYYDSFKKYLYDAPHGPPRPLECNPDKSIVAKLTKDVQPIPVHSHNDYWRDLPLFQGIAHGAISTEADVWIYPKPTNADTPEDEYILAVGHNEVFLDPVHRTLDGLYTGPLADMLDQVNCVEGHKSGVFYDSPEDTLFFYIDFKSQETHLLYKLLMDKYLKPLMDKGYLTYFDLESKKLVWNQITVILTGDFPKDLGVIDNGENGYYNDNKRYAFQEANILEPTALEPNASVVSTSSLSNLLEKCGYNERSILSQGQMDNSLTKCIKSLISQSHEAGLRTRIWGVPNWPVSFATNLWHQQVENLGVDLLNVDNLDLAQSIF; translated from the coding sequence ATGAATGGAGTCAAGAGTTGGACAGTGACGCTTGTATTTTATTTCCTCATTTTAGCGGTATTAATTGCAAATCTAGACGGTAGCTCATCGCTATTTGGAATTATACCTAAGCGTGCCAATTCATCACAAAAACCTCCTCATTTGCATCTACAGCAGTTAGGAATCACAGGTTCTCGATTGCTAcgattttttcaagatAATCTATTAGAATTTGAAGGCGCTTCTTCTTTACCGGGTGATGAACAACCTGGGATCTCTTTATATTACGACTCCTTCAAGAAATATCTTTATGACGCTCCACATGGACCACCAAGGCCGTTAGAATGTAATCCTGATAAATCTATTGTAGCAAAATTGACGAAAGACGTTCAACCAATACCAGTTCACTCCCATAATGATTACTGGAGAGATCTGCCGCTTTTTCAAGGAATTGCTCATGGTGCAATCAGTACTGAAGCAGACGTTTGGATATATCCTAAGCCTACGAATGCAGATACACCAGAAGACGAGTATATTCTAGCCGTAGGACATAACGAAGTGTTCTTGGATCCTGTGCATAGAACTTTGGATGGGTTGTACACGGGACCACTAGCGGACATGTTGGACCAAGTCAATTGTGTAGAAGGTCACAAAAGTGGTGTGTTTTATGATTCTCCCGAGGATACGTTGTTCTTTTACATCGATTTTAAGAGCCAGGAGACTCATCTGCTCTACAAATTGTTAATGGACAAGtatttgaaaccattgatGGATAAGGGCTATTTGACTTATTTTGATTTAGAGTCTAAGAAATTGGTTTGGAATCAAATTACTGTAATCCTCACTGGTGATTTCCCCAAGGATCTGGGTGTCATCGATAATGGCGAAAATGGATATTACAACGATAACAAAAGGTATGCTTTCCAAGAGGCTAATATTTTAGAACCTACTGCCCTAGAGCCTAACGCCTCAGTGgtttccacttcttcatTGAGTAATCTACTAGAGAAATGCGGTTATAATGAAAGAAGCATCCTATCACAGGGCCAAATGGATAACTCCTTGACAAAGTGCATTAAATCTCTGATTTCCCAATCTCACGAAGCTGGTTTAAGAACTCGTATATGGGGGGTCCCCAATTGGCCCGTCAGCTTTGCCACCAATTTATGGCATCAACAGGTTGAGAATCTTGGGGTCGATCTTCTAAATGTTGACAATTTGGACCTCGCTCAATCAATTTTCTAA
- the GUD1 gene encoding guanine deaminase (similar to uniprot|Q07729 Saccharomyces cerevisiae YDL238C GUD1 Guanine deaminase a catabolic enzyme of the guanine salvage pathway producing xanthine and ammonia from guanine activity is low in exponentially-growing cultures but expression is increased in post-diauxic and stationary-phase cultures) — MISVSKNNIYKFYVFYGTFIDTPKLGQLRIRQNTSVGVCTDENSDKVGVIEFIKENSKNPLEDAKEFDPSLTDSDVAIVDYTHDAHSSIFFLPGFIDTHIHASQYPNAGIFGNSTLLDWLQTYTFPLEASLKDLETAQIVYDKIVRRTLANGTTTAAYYTTIDADSTKLMGRICSELGQRALVGKVCMDSCSPDFYVESTQESLESCEEVVNFLQEELNDPKVLPILTPRFAPSCSRELMKGLAATSRSKGHLHIQTHLSENEGEIDWVKSLFPECKSYTDVYDSCGLLHNRTVLAHCIHLSDEEAKTIQKRGSGISHCPISNSSITSGECRVRWLLDQGIDVGLGSDVSGGHACSILACARQALLVSRHLAMKEKEEHDKEHVKLTVADALYLATLGGARALAMDQTLGSFEVGKQFDTQLVDIESQGSNVDVFHWQKSNFSPLKSTVLAPPSIAQEDILAKWFFNGDDRNVIRVWVGGKLSHTL, encoded by the coding sequence ATGATTTCTGTAAGCAAAAACAATATTTATAAATTTTACGTCTTTTATGGGACTTTTATCGATACACCCAAATTGGGACAGTTGAGAATAAGGCAAAACACATCAGTAGGTGTTTGTACGGATGAAAATAGTGATAAGGTAGGTGTGATTGAATTTATCAAggaaaattcaaaaaatccCCTAGAAGATgctaaagaatttgatccaTCTTTGACAGACAGTGATGTTGCCATTGTAGATTATACACACGATGCacattcatcaatttttttccttcctGGGTTTATAGACACGCATATCCATGCATCTCAATACCCGAATGCTGGtatttttggaaattcgACACTATTGGATTGGCTACAAACATATACTTTCCCCTTAGAAGCCTCTCTCAAGGATTTAGAAACAGCACAAATCGTCTACGATAAGATTGTTCGTAGAACTTTGGCTAATGGTACAACGACAGCTGCTTATTACACAACTATAGATGCAGATTCAACGAAACTAATGGGTAGAATTTGTTCAGAGTTGGGTCAAAGGGCGTTAGTTGGTAAAGTTTGTATGGATTCTTGCAGTCCTGATTTTTACGTGGAGTCAACACAGGAATCTTTGGAATCTTGTGAGGAAGTTGTCAATTTTTTGCAAGAGGAATTGAATGATCCCAAAGTTTTGCCGATTTTAACTCCAAGATTTGCCCCCAGTTGCTCCAGGGAATTGATGAAAGGTTTAGCAGCAACATCTCGTTCAAAAGGTCATTTACACATTCAAACTCATCTCTCTGAGAATGAGGGTGAAATCGACTGGGTTAAATCTTTGTTCCCAGAATGCAAATCCTATACAGACGTCTATGACAGTTGTGGATTGCTACATAACAGAACAGTGCTGGCTCATTGCATTCATTTAAGCGACGAAGAGGCAAAGACAATCCAAAAGAGAGGTTCAGGCATATCGCATTGCCCcatttctaattcttcaataacATCGGGAGAATGTAGAGTACGTTGGTTATTGGATCAAGGCATTGACGTTGGATTAGGTAGTGACGTTTCAGGAGGTCATGCCTGTAGTATTTTGGCATGCGCCAGACAAGCTCTTTTAGTATCAAGACATCTAGcaatgaaagaaaaggagGAGCATGATAAAGAGCACGTTAAATTGACTGTTGCGGATGCATTATATCTAGCTACTTTAGGTGGTGCTCGTGCGTTAGCAATGGACCAGACGTTGGGTAGTTTTGAAGTTggtaaacaatttgatacTCAACTAGTGGATATCGAAAGTCAAGGTTCGAACGTCGATGTATTTCACTGGCAGAAATCTAATTTTTCCCCACTGAAGTCGACAGTATTAGCTCCACCATCGATAGCACAGGAAGATATTTTGGCAAAATGGTTTTTCAATGGGGATGATCGTAACGTGATAAGAGTCTGGGTAGGCGGTAAGCTATCTCATACACTgtga
- the SSU72 gene encoding RNA polymerase II subunit A C-terminal domain phosphatase (highly similar to uniprot|P53538 Saccharomyces cerevisiae YNL222W SSU72 Transcription/RNA-processing factor that associates with TFIIB and cleavage/polyadenylation factor Pta1p exhibits intrinsic phosphatase activity affects start site selection in vivo Nuclear zinc-finger motif containing protein.), with translation MSQPRNSDLKFCTVCASNNNRSMESHKVLQEAGYSVSSYGTGSAVRLPGLSIDKPNVYQFGTPYNDIYNDLLFQSAERYKSNGLLQMLDRNRKLKKAPEKWQDNHELFDVVFTCEERCFDAVCEDLMGRGGNLNKIVHVINVDIKDDNENAKIGGLAILKLADMLTKKVTESRKGQIPFEDCMMDILTDWQEKHPNLPVLYSPAYY, from the coding sequence ATGAGTCAACCACGCAATTCAGACTTGAAGTTTTGCACGGTGTGCGCTTCCAACAATAATAGGTCGATGGAATCGCACAAAGTCCTCCAAGAAGCCGGGTATAGCGTCAGTTCCTATGGTACTGGATCTGCGGTTAGATTACCTGGACTTTCTATTGATAAACCAAACGTTTATCAGTTTGGTACGCCTTATAACGATATATATAATGATCTTTTATTCCAATCTGCTGAAAGGTACAAATCAAATGGACTTTTGCAGATGTTGGATCGTAAtagaaaattgaaaaaggcACCAGAAAAATGGCAAGATAATCATGAACTTTTTGATGTTGTCTTCACCTGTGAAGAAAGATGTTTTGATGCTGTTTGTGAAGATTTAATGGGACGTGGTGGTAATTTGAATAAGATTGTTCATGTTATTAACGTTGATATCAAggatgataatgaaaatgcaaaaaTCGGTGGGTTGGCAATATTAAAATTAGCTGATATGCTAACTAAAAAAGTAACTGAATCGCGTAAGGGTCAAATACCGTTTGAAGATTGCATGATGGACATTCTGACCGATTGGCAAGAAAAGCATCCCAATTTACCTGTATTATATTCACCTGCCTACTATTGA